From Draconibacterium halophilum, one genomic window encodes:
- a CDS encoding phage integrase SAM-like domain and Arm DNA-binding domain-containing protein, translated as MRIRISLLLKKSKSKNSGKCPVYARCVMDGRRIELSTSILVDVDSWDKSRQEIAGNSQEIRILNNRLLKFVSGIYDIYNQLEASHDDFDVYTIKEKITGTSSKDYFIELFESVIESIEKKLGKGYSKGTLKHYRTSLTRLKDFVKEFYFRKDIEIKKVDYTFLNAFDIYLKSKHNIGTNTVWGYHRHVKKVLNDAVSRV; from the coding sequence ATGAGAATCAGAATTAGTCTTTTGTTAAAGAAATCAAAAAGTAAAAACAGCGGAAAATGCCCTGTTTATGCGCGTTGCGTGATGGATGGACGAAGAATTGAGCTGTCAACGTCAATCTTAGTGGATGTAGATAGTTGGGATAAATCAAGGCAGGAAATTGCTGGGAATTCGCAGGAAATTAGAATCCTTAATAATCGTTTGTTAAAATTCGTATCTGGAATTTATGATATCTACAATCAATTGGAAGCAAGTCATGATGATTTTGATGTTTATACCATCAAAGAAAAAATCACAGGTACCAGTTCGAAAGATTATTTTATTGAGCTATTTGAGTCAGTTATCGAATCAATTGAAAAAAAGTTAGGGAAAGGCTATTCCAAAGGAACTTTAAAACACTATCGTACTTCGTTAACGCGATTAAAGGATTTTGTAAAGGAATTTTATTTTCGGAAAGATATTGAGATCAAAAAAGTTGATTATACTTTTCTAAATGCTTTTGATATTTACCTAAAATCTAAACACAATATTGGTACAAACACGGTATGGGGATATCATAGGCACGTAAAGAAGGTTTTAAATGATGCGGTTTCAAGGGTTTAA
- a CDS encoding site-specific integrase yields the protein MRDVFVFACYTGLSYSDIAKLSYHHIHKGDDGEDWIIIDRNKTKNRCRIPLVPNALKILRKYKDYAWNESQGLLLPVRSNQKMNAYLKELATICGIKKNLSMHVARHSFATSVTLSNGIPIETVSKMLGHNSLRTTQVYARIVDKKISDDMKKLKAIL from the coding sequence GTGCGGGATGTTTTTGTGTTTGCATGTTATACCGGTTTGTCGTATTCTGACATTGCAAAACTGAGCTACCATCACATTCATAAAGGTGATGACGGTGAAGATTGGATTATTATCGATCGCAACAAAACAAAAAACAGGTGTCGTATTCCTTTAGTCCCCAATGCTTTAAAGATTCTGAGGAAATATAAAGATTATGCTTGGAATGAATCACAAGGATTATTATTGCCAGTTCGTTCGAACCAAAAAATGAATGCTTACCTTAAAGAGTTGGCAACAATATGTGGAATTAAAAAAAACTTATCAATGCACGTTGCCAGGCATTCTTTTGCGACCTCTGTTACACTTTCAAATGGAATACCGATAGAAACTGTATCAAAAATGTTAGGGCATAATTCTTTAAGAACAACACAGGTTTACGCAAGAATAGTTGATAAAAAGATTTCGGATGATATGAAGAAGCTGAAAGCAATTCTATGA